One window of the Dermatophagoides farinae isolate YC_2012a unplaced genomic scaffold, ASM2471394v1 contig4, whole genome shotgun sequence genome contains the following:
- the LOC142598031 gene encoding LOW QUALITY PROTEIN: cysteine desulfurase IscS-like (The sequence of the model RefSeq protein was modified relative to this genomic sequence to represent the inferred CDS: deleted 3 bases in 3 codons): MSISTSSASTNIESNVKKSLSILQQVQNKRTSDDIKKTYGQIYFDFQATTPLDKRVLNAMMPAFTTDFGNAHSRTHNYGWKAFNSVENARRQIADLVNAKPTEIIFTSGATESNNLALKGIAEYHGKNHKKKHIITLQTEHKCVLASAKYLETEKGWDVTYLKVKPNGLVDLEELEKAIRDDTALISIMMVNNEIGVIQPIKKIAKIAHRYGVLLHTDAAQALGKIPIDVNEMGIDLMSMSGHKLYGPKGIGALYIRSKPRVRLTPQIHGGGQERGYRSGTLPVPLCVGFGEACKISKVEMEEDNKRIAALRDRFLNYVKKNLSHVIVNGDEENRVPGNINISIAGVEGESLILAMKEVAVSSGSACTSASLEPSYVLRSIGVDEALAHTSIRFGIGKYTTEAEIDRAAELLVASAKYLREFSPLWDEELGSSTSELVLDINLY; encoded by the exons ATGtcaatttcaacatcatcagcTTCAACTAACATCGAATCGAACGTTAAAAAATCTCTTTCTATTTTACAACAAgttcaaaacaaaagaacCAGCGACGATATTAAAAAAACTTATGgacaaatttattttgactTTCAAGCCACCACGCCTTTAGATAAGCGTGTTTTGAATGCAATGATGCCTGCTTTTACCACTGATTTCGGAAATGCTCATTCTAGAACGCATAATTATGGATGGAAAGCTTTTAATAGTGTGGAGAATGCGCGGCGTCAAATTGCAGATTTAGTAAATGCTAAGCCTacagaaattattttcactaGTGGAGCAACAGAGTCTAATAATCTTGCGTTGAAAGGAATCGCTGAGTATCACGGTAAaaaccataaaaaaaagcataTTATTACGTTACAAACTGAACATAAATGTGTATTGGCTTCCGCTAAGTATTTAGAAACTGAAAAAGGCTGGGATGTTACTTATTTGAAAGTAAAACCTAACGGATTAGTTGATTTGGAAGAACTCGAAAAAGCAATTCGAGATGACACTGCTTTGATTTCTATTATGATGGTAAATAACGAAATTGGTGTTATTCAgcccataaaaaaaattgcaaaaataGCTCACAGATATGGTGTTTTATTGCATACTGATGCTGCTCAAGCACTTGGAAAAATTCCAATCGATGTTAACGAGATGGGTATAGATCTAATGAGCATGAGTGGACATAAGCTT TACGGTCCAAAAGGCATTGGAGCTTTATATATTAGATCAAAGCCCAGAGTTAGATTAACTCCTCAAATTCATGGCGGTGGCCAAGAACGCGGTTACAGAAGCGGAACACTACCAGTT CCACTATGTGTTGGATTTGGTGAAGCTTGCAAAATAAGTAAAGTCGAAATGGAAGAAGATAACAAGCGAATAGCCGCTTTACGCGACCGATTTTTA AactatgtaaaaaaaaatttatcacatGTGATTGTAAACGGAGACGAAGAAAACAGAGTTCCTGGAAATATTAACATCTCGATCGCAGGAGTTGAAGGAGAAAGTCTAATCCTGGCTATGAAAGAAGTAGCCGTCAGCAGCGGAAGTGCTTGCACAAGTGCAAGCTTAGAACCTTCTTACGTTCTAAGGTCTATTGGAGTGGATGAAGCTCTCGCACACACCAGTATTCGATTTGGAATAGGCAAATATACTACTGAAGCAGAAATAGATCGTGCTGCCGAACTTTTAGTAGCTTCAGCTAAATATTTACGTGAATTCAGTCCGTTATGGGACGAAGAACTAGGCAGTTCTACCTCCGAATTAGTTTTGGACATAAATTTGTATTAa
- the LOC142598030 gene encoding tRNA (guanine(37)-N(1))-methyltransferase-like — protein MTTIYQMTHQKQNVETQVAEITLNANDLKYEKLLSKILPSNITAPFAFETIGHIIHLNFKDEILPYKYLIAEYLLKKHKNIRTVVNKVNKITSMFRECPFELLAGEPVYETTLKEKGFTFFIDYKNVYWNSRLSGERERLVICIPKNSFVIDVMAGVGGFGVYLAKLNNCRVISNDLNPVGFECIKKNIKLNKIADLIVSSNEDGRELIKKSEFERRKYCEDQVVYYIMNLPKTAMEFLDSFTGAEKRF, from the exons ATGACTACAATTTATCAAATGACCCATC AAAAGCAAAACGTGGAAACTCAAGTAGCTGAGATTACACTAAATGctaatgatttgaaatatgaaaaactACTCTCAAAAATTTTACCATCAAACATTACAGCGCCTTTCGCCTTCGAAACTATTGGTCATATTatacatttgaatttcaaagatGAAATTCTGCCTtacaaatatttgattgcggagtatttgttgaaaaagcacaaaaacattcgaacCGTTGTTAATAAAGTAAATAAAATTACTTCAATGTTTCGAGAATGTCCGTTTGAACTGTTAGCCGGCGAACCTGTGTATGAGACAACGCTGAAGGAAAAAGGCTTTactttttttatcgattacAAAAACGTTTATTGGAACAGTCGTTTATCAGGAGAACGCGAAAGATTGGTTATTTGCATCCCAAAAAATTCGTTTGTAATAGATGTCATGGCTGGTGTTGGGGGTTTTGGTGTATATCTCGCGAAGCTAAACAACTGTCGAGTCATTTCAAACGACTTAAATCCAGTTGGGTTTGAAtgcattaaaaaaaatattaaactCAACAAAATTGCAGATTTAATCGTTTCTAGCAACGAGGACGGACGagaattgatcaaaaaaagcGAATTTGAGAGAAGAAAATATTGTGAGGATCAAGTTGTGTATTACATCATGAATTTACCGAAAACAGCAATGGAATTTTTAGATTCATTTACTGGCGCAGAAAAAA GATTTTGA